The following coding sequences are from one Streptococcus sp. NPS 308 window:
- a CDS encoding ATP-binding cassette domain-containing protein, translating to MKTVLEIHGLTKQFGNQAILQDLSLTIKEGDIYGLIGKNGAGKTTLIKIITQLLFADKGTVSLFSSQEQNEWTKALSRVGSVIESPVAHNHLTAYQNLKYYCMIRHIPNADKVIHETLDYVGLSDTGKKVFRDFSLGMKQRLGIAIALLSKPDFLILDEPINGLDPIGIKEFRLMFQRLNQEKGITILVSSHILSELYLLANRFGILDQGKIIREISKAEFETLSEDYIVLRTSDKERACQVLKEQIQLQFKVVNPENEIHIFGQEQDVKQILKQLTLADVAIDEIYFARQNLEEYFTQLVE from the coding sequence ATGAAAACAGTACTCGAAATTCATGGACTGACCAAACAATTTGGTAACCAAGCTATTCTTCAAGATCTTAGTCTAACCATAAAAGAGGGAGATATTTATGGTCTAATTGGAAAAAACGGAGCAGGTAAAACTACTCTTATCAAAATCATTACACAATTATTGTTTGCGGACAAAGGTACAGTTTCCCTCTTTTCTAGTCAAGAACAAAATGAGTGGACCAAGGCTCTATCTCGAGTGGGTTCTGTTATCGAATCACCTGTAGCCCATAATCACTTAACAGCTTATCAAAATCTGAAATATTATTGTATGATTCGTCATATTCCAAATGCTGATAAGGTGATTCATGAAACCTTGGACTATGTTGGCTTGTCAGATACAGGGAAAAAAGTCTTTCGTGATTTCTCACTAGGAATGAAACAAAGACTTGGTATCGCTATTGCTCTTCTGTCCAAACCCGACTTCCTGATCTTAGATGAACCTATCAACGGACTTGACCCAATTGGAATCAAAGAATTTCGTCTGATGTTTCAACGCCTCAATCAAGAAAAAGGCATAACCATTCTCGTCTCTAGCCATATCTTGTCAGAACTCTATCTCTTAGCTAATCGCTTTGGTATTCTGGATCAAGGTAAGATTATCCGTGAAATCAGCAAAGCTGAGTTTGAAACACTAAGTGAGGATTATATCGTGCTTAGAACAAGCGATAAAGAAAGAGCTTGTCAAGTATTGAAAGAACAAATCCAACTCCAGTTCAAGGTTGTCAATCCAGAAAATGAAATCCATATCTTTGGTCAGGAACAAGATGTCAAACAGATTCTTAAGCAACTAACTTTGGCCGATGTTGCTATTGACGAAATTTACTTTGCCCGTCAAAATCTAGAAGAATACTTCACCCAATTGGTAGAATAG
- a CDS encoding ABC transporter permease, giving the protein MIHTIQADFYRLFRSKGFWITEFILFVLMLLGATIGATGHLMSVQAAPPELPTHGWNGIEALINASNNGSNLVFLCIILVCLVLGVDLIGKLYKNSLTVGVSRTEFFLAKFFVLASIALLQLIASLVIAFIPATLLNGIGTMPDGFATNLLLTIFLQFLCLLAWLSIVSFILYVSHSYLAVFIGYLVSSIILSMPMLVFPDIEILRYLILEFAYAMTTNNQSILYTITVCVSVILFFSLSSLTVFKKKSL; this is encoded by the coding sequence ATGATACATACCATTCAAGCAGATTTTTACCGTCTTTTCCGCTCTAAAGGATTCTGGATTACAGAATTCATTCTCTTTGTACTTATGTTACTGGGTGCTACTATTGGCGCTACAGGGCATCTAATGTCAGTTCAGGCAGCACCACCTGAGCTTCCTACCCATGGTTGGAATGGGATTGAAGCTCTAATCAACGCGTCAAATAACGGCTCAAACCTCGTTTTCCTCTGTATTATTCTAGTGTGTTTAGTTCTTGGGGTCGATTTAATCGGCAAGCTTTATAAAAATAGTTTGACAGTTGGCGTTTCTCGTACAGAATTTTTCCTTGCTAAATTCTTTGTACTAGCAAGTATCGCTCTCTTACAACTCATCGCCAGCCTTGTGATTGCCTTTATTCCTGCTACTCTACTAAACGGAATTGGAACAATGCCTGATGGTTTTGCTACTAATCTCCTCTTAACCATTTTCCTTCAATTTCTTTGCCTCCTTGCTTGGCTTTCCATTGTTTCCTTCATTCTCTATGTTAGTCATTCTTATCTTGCGGTATTTATTGGTTATTTGGTCAGCTCTATCATCCTTTCTATGCCAATGCTTGTTTTCCCAGATATTGAAATTCTACGATATTTAATCCTAGAATTTGCCTATGCTATGACTACTAATAATCAATCTATTCTCTATACCATCACGGTTTGCGTTTCTGTCATACTTTTCTTCTCTCTCAGCAGCCTTACCGTTTTCAAAAAGAAAAGTCTGTAA
- a CDS encoding sensor histidine kinase codes for MIYILISILLLINIILAISLIRYHIAIRDLSRQIEEKIRSGSMKRIGVNFFSKTILRLHNQIENLFQEVEQNQLIMKREKRTLDMAISNIAHDIRTPLTIASGYTQQLIKHPDNSSETLNKIAHHQDLVSKRLEALLEYRHLMEGAVKPKLEELDLSTFITKKTLAYYDVFQSSQIVLDFNVEPGLKTTTDEDLLDRIIQNLLGNVLKHGKEKARLSLKKEENRLVLEIYNLVKKPIKNIDNLSNRFYSENLSDTEESSGLGLYITEELCHLLGADMKLSTDGEWFSAFIYF; via the coding sequence ATGATTTACATTTTGATATCTATATTGCTCCTCATTAACATCATTTTGGCGATTTCTTTGATTCGCTATCATATAGCAATTAGAGATTTAAGCAGACAAATAGAAGAAAAGATTCGCTCTGGTAGCATGAAGAGGATCGGTGTAAATTTCTTTTCAAAGACCATTTTGCGACTACATAACCAAATTGAGAATCTATTTCAGGAAGTGGAGCAAAATCAGCTAATCATGAAGCGTGAAAAACGCACCCTAGATATGGCAATCAGTAACATCGCTCATGATATTCGGACACCTTTGACAATCGCTTCAGGATATACTCAGCAACTAATAAAACACCCCGATAATAGTTCAGAAACCTTAAATAAAATAGCTCATCATCAGGATTTGGTTTCCAAACGTTTGGAGGCTCTCCTCGAATACCGTCATTTGATGGAAGGAGCAGTCAAACCGAAACTGGAAGAACTTGATTTATCTACTTTTATAACGAAAAAGACTTTAGCTTATTACGACGTTTTTCAATCTTCACAGATTGTTCTTGATTTTAACGTTGAACCAGGATTGAAAACGACGACTGATGAGGACTTGCTTGACCGAATTATACAAAACCTCCTGGGAAATGTTCTCAAGCACGGCAAGGAGAAGGCTCGACTTTCTTTGAAAAAGGAAGAAAATAGGCTTGTTTTAGAAATCTATAATCTTGTCAAAAAACCTATCAAGAATATAGACAATCTCAGCAATCGTTTTTATTCTGAAAATCTATCAGACACAGAAGAATCCTCTGGTTTAGGTCTCTATATTACTGAGGAATTATGCCATCTTCTCGGTGCAGATATGAAACTAAGCACAGATGGAGAATGGTTTTCAGCCTTTATTTATTTTTAA
- a CDS encoding response regulator transcription factor gives MANILVVEDNNEIQEILRTLLAEEHEVIQAFSGTEGIMQFDKGGIDLVLLDIMLPGKNGDQVLQAIRQTSQTPVIMLTALGDKKLISQYLLDGANDYVVKPFDLDEVFARVTVQLRQSGEHQSGNRREIDNFVQNFKNIQFDADSFEISSATETIRLAKKECQILQMLLQHPKKIFTKEELYELIWEESYLPGDNTLNTHLSNLRKKLHQLDPNHEYIETIWGVGVRLKGDK, from the coding sequence ATGGCGAACATACTTGTAGTTGAAGATAATAATGAAATCCAGGAAATCTTAAGAACCCTTCTTGCAGAGGAACACGAGGTGATTCAAGCATTTTCTGGGACAGAAGGTATCATGCAATTTGACAAAGGTGGCATTGATCTCGTCTTGCTAGATATCATGCTCCCTGGGAAAAATGGCGATCAAGTCTTGCAAGCTATTCGACAAACTAGTCAGACTCCGGTCATCATGCTTACTGCTTTAGGTGATAAAAAGCTCATCAGCCAATATCTCCTAGACGGCGCCAATGATTATGTAGTAAAACCTTTTGATTTGGACGAAGTCTTTGCCAGAGTCACCGTGCAATTACGCCAAAGTGGGGAACATCAGTCAGGAAATCGAAGAGAAATTGATAACTTCGTACAAAACTTTAAAAATATCCAGTTTGATGCGGATAGTTTTGAAATAAGTAGCGCAACTGAAACCATTCGCCTTGCAAAGAAAGAGTGCCAGATTCTCCAAATGTTGCTCCAGCATCCTAAAAAAATCTTCACCAAGGAAGAACTCTATGAATTGATTTGGGAAGAAAGTTACCTGCCTGGAGACAATACGCTCAACACCCATCTAAGCAATCTCCGTAAAAAACTGCATCAACTGGATCCAAATCATGAGTACATTGAAACCATTTGGGGAGTTGGTGTTCGATTAAAAGGAGATAAGTAA
- a CDS encoding TraX family protein has product MKKWNATQLKYLMAAVMVLDHIPHITGIVSPMWEGILHAMTRCVGVWFAYMAMEGFIHTRNLKNYLIRLWSCALIMFAGNSLLNALFASKGVMVTNNIFLTLAIGVTMLWIGFPRKELDKKEKLWRRIGVAGLLIFGCLFTEGGITMLPFLLISYSCRNRKGLRNLLYAFLWAFLLVTSIQIYDTWHQTLEMMLFNSDWLFITVFPFMALYNGQRGKETSWSKYFFYIFYPTHLWIITLIAYLVK; this is encoded by the coding sequence ATGAAAAAATGGAATGCGACGCAGTTGAAGTATCTGATGGCGGCAGTAATGGTTCTGGACCATATCCCTCATATCACCGGGATCGTTTCTCCTATGTGGGAAGGTATTCTTCACGCTATGACCCGTTGTGTGGGAGTTTGGTTTGCCTATATGGCTATGGAAGGCTTCATCCATACTCGAAATTTGAAAAACTACCTCATCCGCCTTTGGAGTTGTGCGCTTATCATGTTTGCTGGAAATAGCCTCCTCAATGCCCTATTTGCCTCTAAGGGAGTAATGGTCACTAATAATATTTTCTTGACGTTGGCCATCGGTGTTACCATGCTTTGGATTGGTTTTCCCAGAAAAGAGTTGGATAAAAAGGAGAAGTTGTGGCGTCGGATTGGAGTTGCTGGGCTCTTGATTTTCGGTTGTCTTTTTACTGAGGGTGGTATCACCATGCTACCATTTCTATTGATTAGTTACTCTTGTCGAAATCGCAAGGGCTTGCGAAATCTCCTCTATGCCTTTCTGTGGGCCTTCTTGTTAGTGACTTCCATCCAAATTTACGACACTTGGCACCAAACACTGGAAATGATGCTTTTCAATTCTGACTGGCTCTTTATCACCGTATTTCCTTTTATGGCCTTGTATAATGGACAGCGAGGAAAAGAAACTAGTTGGAGTAAATATTTCTTTTATATTTTCTACCCAACTCATCTATGGATTATAACCCTGATTGCTTATTTGGTTAAGTAG
- the aguB gene encoding N-carbamoylputrescine amidase, with translation MRNVRVAAIQMQCAKDVATNIQTAERLVRQAAKQGAQIILLPELFERPYFCQERQYDYYQYAQSVTENTAIQHFKVIAKELEVVLPISFYEKDGNVLYNSIAIIDADGEVLGVYRKTHIPDDHYYQEKFYFTPGNTGFKVWDTRYAKIGIGICWDQWFPETARCLALNGAELLFYPTAIGSEPILDTDSCGHWQRTMQGHAAANIVPVIAANRYGLEEVTPSEENGGQSSSLDFYGSSFMTDETGAILEKAERQGEAVLLATYDLDKGASERLNWGLFRDRRPEMYQRITD, from the coding sequence ATGAGAAATGTTAGAGTTGCAGCGATCCAGATGCAATGTGCCAAGGATGTGGCAACAAATATCCAAACAGCGGAACGTTTAGTTCGCCAAGCTGCAAAGCAAGGTGCACAAATCATTCTCTTACCCGAGTTGTTTGAACGTCCCTATTTCTGTCAGGAACGCCAATATGACTACTACCAGTATGCCCAGTCAGTGACAGAAAATACCGCCATCCAGCATTTTAAAGTGATTGCTAAGGAACTAGAAGTTGTTCTACCCATTAGTTTCTACGAAAAAGATGGCAATGTCTTGTATAACTCAATCGCCATCATTGATGCAGATGGTGAAGTGCTGGGCGTTTATCGGAAAACCCACATACCAGATGACCATTATTATCAAGAAAAGTTTTATTTTACGCCTGGTAACACTGGCTTCAAGGTCTGGGATACTCGCTACGCTAAGATTGGGATTGGCATCTGTTGGGATCAATGGTTCCCTGAAACAGCGCGCTGTCTTGCGTTGAATGGGGCAGAATTGCTCTTTTATCCTACAGCTATTGGTTCGGAACCTATCTTGGATACAGATAGTTGTGGTCACTGGCAACGTACCATGCAAGGGCACGCAGCAGCAAATATTGTCCCAGTCATTGCAGCTAATCGCTACGGTTTGGAAGAAGTCACTCCTAGTGAGGAAAATGGCGGACAGAGTTCTAGTCTTGACTTCTACGGTTCGTCCTTTATGACGGATGAAACAGGAGCTATTTTAGAGAAAGCTGAAAGACAAGGTGAAGCTGTTCTGTTAGCGACCTATGACCTTGACAAGGGTGCAAGTGAACGCCTCAACTGGGGACTGTTTCGTGATAGAAGACCAGAAATGTACCAACGAATTACGGACTAG
- the aguA gene encoding agmatine deiminase: MMDSPKKLGYRMPAEYEPHHGTLMIWPTRPGSWPFQGKAAKRAFTQIIKTIAEGERVYLLVEQAHLSEAQSYLGDKVVYFDIPTNDAWARDTGPTILVNEKRAKLAVDWSFNAWGGAVDGLYQDYEEDDQVASRFAEALEMPVYDAKPFVLEGGAIHSDGQGTILVTESCLLSPGRNPHLSKEQIENTLLECLGAEKVIWLPYGIYQDETNEHVDNVAAFVGPAELVLAWTDDQNDPQYAMSAADLALLEKETDAKGRKFTIHKLPIPALHQVVTREDLPGYIYEEGEEERYAGERLAASYVNFYIANKVVLVPQFQDVNDQVALDILSKCFPDRKVVGIPARDILLGGGNIHCITQQIPE; the protein is encoded by the coding sequence ATGATGGACAGTCCAAAGAAATTAGGCTATCGTATGCCAGCAGAGTATGAACCCCATCATGGCACCCTCATGATCTGGCCAACTCGACCAGGTTCATGGCCCTTCCAAGGAAAGGCTGCTAAAAGAGCATTTACTCAGATTATCAAGACCATAGCAGAAGGGGAAAGAGTCTATCTTTTGGTGGAGCAGGCCCATCTATCTGAAGCTCAATCCTATCTTGGAGACAAGGTTGTTTATTTTGATATTCCTACTAATGATGCCTGGGCGCGTGATACGGGGCCGACCATTCTCGTCAATGAAAAAAGAGCAAAATTGGCAGTCGATTGGTCTTTCAATGCCTGGGGTGGCGCTGTCGATGGTCTTTATCAAGATTATGAAGAGGATGACCAAGTAGCCAGTCGTTTTGCTGAGGCATTGGAAATGCCTGTTTACGATGCCAAACCTTTTGTACTGGAAGGCGGAGCAATCCATAGCGATGGTCAAGGGACCATTCTTGTGACTGAAAGTTGCTTACTCAGTCCTGGACGCAATCCCCACCTGTCTAAAGAGCAAATTGAAAACACCTTATTAGAGTGCCTTGGCGCTGAAAAAGTTATCTGGCTTCCTTATGGTATTTATCAGGACGAAACCAATGAACACGTTGACAATGTTGCCGCTTTCGTTGGCCCTGCTGAGCTTGTCTTAGCTTGGACAGATGATCAAAACGATCCTCAGTATGCCATGTCTGCAGCTGACCTTGCCCTTTTAGAGAAGGAAACAGATGCAAAAGGACGGAAGTTTACCATTCATAAACTTCCAATTCCAGCTCTGCATCAAGTTGTAACCAGAGAGGATTTGCCAGGCTACATCTATGAAGAAGGGGAAGAGGAGCGATACGCAGGTGAAAGGCTTGCGGCTTCCTACGTAAACTTTTATATCGCTAACAAGGTTGTCTTGGTTCCCCAGTTTCAGGATGTAAACGACCAAGTGGCCTTGGATATCCTCAGCAAGTGTTTCCCAGACCGTAAAGTTGTCGGAATTCCAGCCAGAGACATTCTTTTAGGTGGTGGAAATATCCACTGTATCACCCAACAAATCCCAGAATAG
- the nspC gene encoding carboxynorspermidine decarboxylase, producing the protein MKLEHVPTPAYIIDLAKLEANCRILQYVQEEAGCKVLLAQKAYSLYKTYPLISQYLSGTTASGLYEAKLAREEFPGEVHVFAPAFKDADMEELLQISDHIVFNSERQLRKYGQRCREVGISVGLRINPQCSTQGDHALYDPCAPGSRFGVTLDKIPSDLLDLVDGLHFHTLCEQGSEDLETTLKAVEAQFGPYLHEVKWLNMGGGHHITRDDYDVDLLISEIKRIRETYNLEVYIEPGEAIALNAGYLATEVLDIVENGMEILVLDASATCHMPDVLEMPYRPPLRNGFEPQEKAHTYRLSSNTCLTGDVIGDYSFENPVQIGDRLYFEDMAIYSFVKNNTFNGIGLPSLYLMDEQGDCSLVKAFGYQDFKGRLS; encoded by the coding sequence ATGAAGCTAGAACATGTACCAACACCAGCTTACATCATTGACTTAGCAAAGTTAGAAGCCAACTGTCGCATTTTACAATATGTACAAGAAGAAGCTGGTTGCAAGGTTTTGCTTGCCCAGAAAGCATATTCCCTCTACAAAACCTATCCACTAATTAGCCAGTATCTCTCTGGTACAACGGCTAGTGGACTCTATGAAGCGAAGTTAGCTAGAGAAGAGTTTCCGGGGGAAGTCCATGTCTTTGCACCTGCTTTCAAGGATGCAGACATGGAAGAGCTACTGCAAATATCTGATCATATTGTTTTTAACTCAGAGAGACAACTACGAAAATATGGTCAACGTTGTCGTGAAGTAGGTATCAGTGTCGGTCTTCGCATCAATCCTCAATGTTCAACGCAGGGTGACCACGCGCTTTATGACCCTTGTGCTCCTGGCTCTCGTTTTGGAGTTACCCTAGACAAGATACCGAGTGATTTGCTGGACTTGGTGGATGGGCTTCATTTTCATACCCTTTGCGAGCAAGGTTCAGAGGATTTAGAGACAACTTTGAAAGCAGTAGAAGCGCAGTTTGGTCCTTATTTACATGAGGTAAAATGGCTCAATATGGGTGGCGGACACCACATCACAAGAGACGACTACGATGTGGATTTGCTGATTTCTGAAATTAAGCGTATCCGAGAAACTTACAATCTTGAGGTCTATATCGAGCCGGGTGAAGCTATTGCGCTCAATGCGGGTTATCTAGCAACGGAAGTATTGGATATTGTCGAAAACGGTATGGAGATCTTGGTTTTAGATGCCTCCGCGACCTGCCATATGCCAGATGTACTTGAAATGCCCTATCGTCCACCTTTGAGAAATGGATTTGAACCGCAGGAAAAAGCCCATACCTATAGACTTTCTTCTAATACCTGTCTGACGGGCGACGTGATTGGAGATTATAGCTTTGAAAATCCAGTCCAAATCGGTGATAGACTTTATTTCGAAGACATGGCAATATACTCATTTGTCAAAAATAATACCTTTAACGGTATTGGCTTGCCAAGTCTCTATCTCATGGACGAGCAGGGAGACTGCAGCTTAGTCAAAGCCTTCGGTTATCAAGACTTTAAAGGGAGATTATCATGA